The proteins below are encoded in one region of Streptomyces cyanogenus:
- a CDS encoding heat shock protein transcriptional repressor HspR, translating to MDGRRRNPYELTEETPVYVISVAAQLSGLHPQTLRQYDRLGLVSPDRTAGRGRRYSARDIELLRQVQQLSQDEGINLAGIKRIIELENQVVALQSRVAELEAALDGAAAAMQQREAAVHASYRRDLVPYQEVQQTSALVVWRPKRQQQD from the coding sequence ATGGACGGCCGTCGACGTAACCCGTATGAACTGACCGAGGAGACCCCGGTCTACGTCATCTCGGTGGCGGCCCAGCTCTCCGGACTCCACCCGCAGACGCTGCGCCAGTACGACCGCCTGGGCCTGGTCTCCCCCGACCGCACCGCGGGCCGGGGCCGCCGCTACTCGGCCCGCGACATCGAACTGCTCCGCCAGGTGCAGCAGTTGTCGCAGGACGAGGGCATCAACCTGGCCGGCATCAAGCGCATCATCGAACTGGAGAACCAGGTCGTCGCGCTCCAGTCCCGGGTCGCGGAGCTGGAAGCGGCCCTGGACGGCGCCGCGGCCGCGATGCAGCAGCGCGAGGCCGCCGTGCACGCCTCCTACCGGCGCGACCTGGTGCCGTACCAGGAGGTCCAGCAGACCAGCGCGCTGGTGGTGTGGCGGCCGAAG